The DNA segment ATCGCAGAAGCGAAATCGGGCGAAGCTGTCGAATGCTGGGTAAAAATTGGCTGGGAACATGACAGTAGACGCTATCAAGCTCAACGCCTCTGCCGTGTTTATAAAAATGAAACTGACTTTGAGGCTGGCAAAAGTCAATTACTGATGTATGTAGCTGGAGATGATGGGCGCTGGTTACTGCCGCGAGAACATCCAGAAGATATAATTAATCAAATTTTACCAGGTAGTTTGCATCAGTATTTTTTCTTTGACGGAGAGCGAATTGAACAAATAGTTCGCTCTGATAAAAAAGCCGAAATTGCCGAGGCTACTAAAAAGCTTCTGGGTGTGGAAGTGTTAAATAACTCTATTAAGCATCTGAAAGAAGCTGAGAAAACTCTCAGAAGTGAGTTAGAAGCGATTGGCGACTCCGAAACCAAACAACTGTTAAAACAGCAACAAAATCTCGAAAAGGAAAGCGAACAACTCGCCCAGCGTCAGCATGAAATAATCCAAGAATTGTCAAACCAACAAACCTTAAAAAAAGAAACCAGTCACCGTTTGCGCGAACTTAGTGCAGCTAAACAGTTACAAGAAAGACGGCAAGAATTAGAAAATCTGAAAGCATCTAACCTAGAAAACCTTAAAAGAAGCAAGGAAGCACTGAAAAAAGCAATTTCTACGCGGGGTTATACGGTATTGCTATCGGAAACCACCGCTCAATTTCGGACAATTGTGGATGATTTGAAGCAGCGAGGCGAGTTGACGACTGGAATTTCGCGAGAATTTGTTAAAGATTTACTGAACTCTAAGCGCTGTATTTGTGGTGGAGAATTGCACGATGGAAATCATGCTCATGCAAATGTGAGCGGTTGGCTAGATAAAGCGGGAATTGCCGCTGTAGAAGAAACAGCAATTCGCATGATAGCTCAGGTAGATGAAATTGATAAGCAAGCTCCGGCTTTTTGGGAAGAAATTGACAGAGAGCAAGCTAATATTAGTAGATTTAGACAAGATATTTCTCAGATAGAAGCGGAATTAGATAAAATTCAAGAAAAGTTGAGGAAAGATCCAAGTGATGATATTCGCAACCTACAAAAACGGTTGGATGAAATTGAATCCAGAATTTTAGAGCTAACGCTAGATCAAGGAGCAAATCAGCAGCAAGTTATAAATTTAAAAGCTGAAATTGAAGACTTAGGCAAACAAATTGCTAAACATAAAATGAATGAGGAAAAGCAAGCATTAGCTCAGCGACGCATTGCTGCAACTCAAGAGGCAATTGAACGTTTAACGAAAGTGAAGATATTGCAAGAACAACAGTTTCGCTTAGAGTTAGAGAAAAGAGTACAACAAATATTTACGGACATTTCTTTTACGCCTTACATCCCCAGAATTAGCGAAAAATACGAGCTGACTCTAGTGGAAAACACCGCAGGTTTAGAGGCTCCTGTTGCAGCTTCTACGGGCGAAAATCAAATTCTCAGTCTATCGTTTATCGGTAGCATTATTGACAGGGTGCGAGAATGGAGCCAAAACAAAATGCTGATGGTTCCAGACAGCAACACCTTCCCGATTGTGATGGATTCTCCGTTTGGCAGTTTGGATGAAATTTATCGGCGACAAATTGCTAAGATAATTCCAAAATTAGCAAATCAATTGGTAGTTTTGGTGACTAAAACTCAGTGGCGGGGTGAAGTTGCTGAAGAAATAGCCGATAGAATAGGTAGAGAGTATGTATTGATTTATTATTCTTCTAAACCTGACTGCGAACAAGATTCAATTGAGATAAATGGAAATATATATTCTTTGGTGCGGCAAAGTCCGAATGAGTTTGAATATACGGAAATTGTAGAGGTCGATTATGGTTTCTAGTTCAGCGCCTAATGTGCAGGATTTGGTAACGGATACCTGGGTAAAAGCCAGTTGGGATGAGTTTTTAGCATTTGCTAATAGCCCAAATTATGAAAAGGGAAGGTTCTATTACCATAAAGGATACATGAGGATTGAAATGGCAGCAGTAGGGCCTCGACACGGACATCACAATTCAATTGTTTCGTACATTATTCTTCTTTATGCAACTATTGAAAATATTCCGATTGTTGTCTTTACCAATACCAGTTTTAGGAAAGCAGGTTTAGATGAATTTCAACCTGACTTGGCTTTCTGCATCGGTTCGGAGTTGAATATACCTCCTGAAACTAATTCACCTGTTGATTTGAATGAGTACAATCCCCCTACGTTGGCGGTAGAAATCGGTGCATCTACTATTAGTGATGATTTGGGGCGAAAGCGGTTATTATACGAACGTTCGGGAGTAGGGGAATATTGGGTTGTTGATGCTAATTTAAGGGATGCGATCGCATTCTCTATCTCTCAAGGACGCAGTGGTGAAATACACGAGTCGCTAGTATTACCAGGATTAGAAATAGCTTTAGTTAAAGAAGCACTGCAACGGAGTCAAACAGAGGATGATGGGGCAATTACTCGCTGGTTACTCCAAAGATTTAGCAAGAGTTAAAACAGCGCGATCGCATTCCTTCCCTCGTTATCAGGTTGAAGTAAGGGAACGAGAAAGCGTAAAAATACTTCTTTTATTTTAGTTGACATAAAAACATTTTCATGAGTAAGAGTCTCAAAGTCCTGACACATCCTTTCGTTGGTTCCCTGTTTTTTGCTTCCCTATTGATCGCAACCCCCAATCAAGCCGCCTTTAGTGACATTAACAGCCATTGGGCGAAAGAATGTATCAGCCAGATGGCACCGCGAAAGCTAGTCAGTGGCTACCCAGATGGCACTTTTCGCCCCAACGCTACTATCACTCGCGCTGAATTTGCCGTGTTGATGCTGAATGCTTTTCCCGATGCACCAATAAAGCGCAATGGCACGAGTTTTAAAGATGTGCCTACGAGTTACTGGGCGCATAAGGCAATTCAAGATGCTTACAGACGAGGCTTTTTTTCCGGCTATCCAGGCGGAGTTTTTCAACCCAACCAAGCTATCCCGCGATCGCAAGCTGTAGGCGTTGTGGCTGGTGCTAAAAATTATAGTATCCCGGAAAATCCGACTCAAACTCTTGGGCAGTATTTTAACGATGCGACACAGATTCCAGAATATGCCAAGAATGCGATCGCATCCGCCGCAGTTAACAGCATCGTCGTCAACTATCCTAACGTCAAACAGCTAAAACCCAATCAAACTGCCACTCGTGGGGAAGTCGCAGCGTTGATGTGTCGGGCGTTAAATATATATGCTGTACCGCCACAATACATCGCCGGGGTGGAAGTGCAACCGATGGAAGTGCGGACTTTACCGGGAAAACTCGATACCGTTCCCACGTTTAATAGTAATAGCCCCGAACTTGTGACAACTGAAGGTATTTTGCTTTCTACCTTTCCCCCAACTGGTAAACAAGTACCCCAAGCACATTTAAACTTTCCCTTTCAAGGGCGATTTGATATATTTTCTCACCACATCGCCAGATCGGAAACTCAAAATAGCACTTTATATCAAGGCATGATTGTCCACAATCCAGGCGATCAACCCGCCACTGTGGAAGTGTTGCAAGCTGCTAGTTATCTCTCTACTCCAGAAGCGCCTTTTATAGCTTTACCCGACATCGTAGAAAATACCAACGGAACAGTCTATTCTGGCCCTGGCAGTCGTACTATGAATGATGTGTTGCGGGGAGTTAGACAGTCGAATTTTCCCGAAAAGTTGGTAATACCGCCTGGACAATCGGTAATGTTGATGAATCGGGCAATTCCAGTGCAGGCTCCTTCATCAAATGGTCGCTCGACGATGATGCGATTGTCCAGCGATCGCGCTGTCTATGTCGCCAACTTAGCCAAGAATTCCAGTCGTCCGCCCACGTTAGCAGAGTGGCAAAAGTTACTCGATACAGGCAGTTTAGCAGGAAAGCGCGATCCAGTTCCCACGCCTTTAGATCCTCCCAGAGAACCAACCATTTTCAGTCGCGTGGCGGGTGTCTCTCAAGGGGCGCAGTGGCAGGCTCAAATTACTGATAATAATAGTTCGGATTTGAGCATTCCTCCACCAGGAAAAGCAATTTCTTATCCTTTAGGTACTCTACATTTAATTACCCTTGGTACTGGGCAAATTCAAAGCGCTCCGATATTAGCTAGATATTCGGATACGGCCTACTTTGCCCATAGTAACTATGGAGTGGAATACAATCTTAGTTTACCACTGAATAACTCTACAAATCAACCCCAAACTGTTACTATATCGGTACAAACACCGTTGAAAGATGAAGGTGGTACAGACAGACTTTTGTTCTTAAATCCACGAGTTAATCAAGTGTTTTTTCGAGGTACAGTTAGGGTAAGTTATACTGACGATAATAAAGTTGAAAAAACGCGCTACGTTCATCTGGTACAGCGACGCGGACAACCTGGTGAACCGCTAGTAACGCTGAAGATGCCACCAGGCGAAAAAAGGCAAGTACGGGTAGACTTTCTTTATCCCCCAGATTCTACTCCGCCGCAGGTTTTGACTGTGAAAACGGCAGGATGATTCAAATGCGATCGCATCCTCAAAAACTTCTGACACATTTGTTATAAAGGTTTAAATACGGCTTGGGGATAGCGATCGCGTAATCTGGGAGAGTGCGATCGCGTGTTTTGGGGAGAGTGCGATCGCTTCCAGCTTTCAGTTAAGATGTCAAAAAACCATATATTTATAAAATGGCTGAAACGGGCAGAATTAGAGTTGCTAAAGATAAAGCAGATTTAGTGAAGGCTTTAACATCGGCAGATGGTGCAACAGGCCCTTTCCAAACCTATGCTGATGTAATCGTGTTTGCAGCAGCTTTAGGTGCAAAGCATAAAAAGCGTGTACCTTTAGGGGAAATTTCTAAAAGAGAACCTTCTCCCATTAGGTTAGAGTATTTTGCAACAATGGGTCATGATTGGGTAATCAAATTATTAGGCATTACTGAAACTCAAGATATAAAAATTTTATCCCTTAATGAAGAAGAATATGAAGCTAAACGCAATCATATCTTTGAAGAGTACGCTAATGGTGGACTAGAGCTCCTGCAAAATGAGTTGCGCGGATCAGTAGATTATTCAGAGCGAATTTTATTATTTTTAAGTTATGAACGAACGTACAAAGAGCAGCAAGACGAGGAATTTGACTTGAGCAAGTTTTTGTCTTGAACTAATCTTTGAAATCGTTGGGTCATTACCCTTCTGTTATAGGTAAATTTAAATCTTCGTTCCAAGGCCTTCTTAGCCTGCAATTGTCTGCTAACGTTGACAAATCTTCTTTTATTTGTTTTCTCACATTAGCACTATCTTGAAGCTTAATAGTCCATTCTGCTTTCCAAAACTCTTGAGGAAGTAATTTAACAATATGTAAAACCTGTGTTTCTAATTGTTCAGAATTAAAAATATCTACAAGGCTTAATTCCCATGCAAACTTCAAACGATCAGTAATGAACTCATTCAAGGCATTGATATTTACTTTCTTCATGAATGTGTTTTCTTTACCCCATAATTCTGTATAGTTGTCTTTTATAACTCGCCATATAGCACAAAAAATCTCAACTAAAGAATCTTCATCCTCATCCAAAAATGTAAACATTGCTCTTAAATATTTTATAGATTGTTCTATTGCTGCAATTTCAACTAATTGATTACCCTCTTTATTGTATGGCCACTTAAGTAAATTTTGAAAAGGGCTTATATCTAGATCATTGACATCTCGGAGTGTAGGTGATGTATTTCCATATTTTACGCCTGCTTTTAAAAGGCGATT comes from the Microcoleus sp. FACHB-831 genome and includes:
- a CDS encoding DUF3370 family protein, whose amino-acid sequence is MSKSLKVLTHPFVGSLFFASLLIATPNQAAFSDINSHWAKECISQMAPRKLVSGYPDGTFRPNATITRAEFAVLMLNAFPDAPIKRNGTSFKDVPTSYWAHKAIQDAYRRGFFSGYPGGVFQPNQAIPRSQAVGVVAGAKNYSIPENPTQTLGQYFNDATQIPEYAKNAIASAAVNSIVVNYPNVKQLKPNQTATRGEVAALMCRALNIYAVPPQYIAGVEVQPMEVRTLPGKLDTVPTFNSNSPELVTTEGILLSTFPPTGKQVPQAHLNFPFQGRFDIFSHHIARSETQNSTLYQGMIVHNPGDQPATVEVLQAASYLSTPEAPFIALPDIVENTNGTVYSGPGSRTMNDVLRGVRQSNFPEKLVIPPGQSVMLMNRAIPVQAPSSNGRSTMMRLSSDRAVYVANLAKNSSRPPTLAEWQKLLDTGSLAGKRDPVPTPLDPPREPTIFSRVAGVSQGAQWQAQITDNNSSDLSIPPPGKAISYPLGTLHLITLGTGQIQSAPILARYSDTAYFAHSNYGVEYNLSLPLNNSTNQPQTVTISVQTPLKDEGGTDRLLFLNPRVNQVFFRGTVRVSYTDDNKVEKTRYVHLVQRRGQPGEPLVTLKMPPGEKRQVRVDFLYPPDSTPPQVLTVKTAG
- a CDS encoding Uma2 family endonuclease; the encoded protein is MVSSSAPNVQDLVTDTWVKASWDEFLAFANSPNYEKGRFYYHKGYMRIEMAAVGPRHGHHNSIVSYIILLYATIENIPIVVFTNTSFRKAGLDEFQPDLAFCIGSELNIPPETNSPVDLNEYNPPTLAVEIGASTISDDLGRKRLLYERSGVGEYWVVDANLRDAIAFSISQGRSGEIHESLVLPGLEIALVKEALQRSQTEDDGAITRWLLQRFSKS
- a CDS encoding AAA family ATPase; this translates as MKLTSIKLCNFRSFYGKTPEILLASGDVRNTTIIHGNNGAGKTSLLNAFSWVLYEKFSAAFASVEQLVNKRAIAEAKSGEAVECWVKIGWEHDSRRYQAQRLCRVYKNETDFEAGKSQLLMYVAGDDGRWLLPREHPEDIINQILPGSLHQYFFFDGERIEQIVRSDKKAEIAEATKKLLGVEVLNNSIKHLKEAEKTLRSELEAIGDSETKQLLKQQQNLEKESEQLAQRQHEIIQELSNQQTLKKETSHRLRELSAAKQLQERRQELENLKASNLENLKRSKEALKKAISTRGYTVLLSETTAQFRTIVDDLKQRGELTTGISREFVKDLLNSKRCICGGELHDGNHAHANVSGWLDKAGIAAVEETAIRMIAQVDEIDKQAPAFWEEIDREQANISRFRQDISQIEAELDKIQEKLRKDPSDDIRNLQKRLDEIESRILELTLDQGANQQQVINLKAEIEDLGKQIAKHKMNEEKQALAQRRIAATQEAIERLTKVKILQEQQFRLELEKRVQQIFTDISFTPYIPRISEKYELTLVENTAGLEAPVAASTGENQILSLSFIGSIIDRVREWSQNKMLMVPDSNTFPIVMDSPFGSLDEIYRRQIAKIIPKLANQLVVLVTKTQWRGEVAEEIADRIGREYVLIYYSSKPDCEQDSIEINGNIYSLVRQSPNEFEYTEIVEVDYGF
- a CDS encoding DNA phosphorothioation-associated protein 4, whose amino-acid sequence is MAETGRIRVAKDKADLVKALTSADGATGPFQTYADVIVFAAALGAKHKKRVPLGEISKREPSPIRLEYFATMGHDWVIKLLGITETQDIKILSLNEEEYEAKRNHIFEEYANGGLELLQNELRGSVDYSERILLFLSYERTYKEQQDEEFDLSKFLS